A single window of Pseudarthrobacter defluvii DNA harbors:
- a CDS encoding phage baseplate assembly protein V translates to MSILTVSGAKTRRNRKQYLGKYRGIVLQNVDPMGIGRLQAQVIGVFTLASTWAMPSFPVAGTQMGAVAVPPIGAGVWIEFEQGDPDFPIWTGCYYSTRAEVPPLVQMVTPPIPAMTMQTPLQNAIQLSDAPPTPATGGVVLRSATGASIVVNDSGIYISDGKGGQITLIGGIVTVNAGALVVK, encoded by the coding sequence ATGAGCATTCTTACGGTATCCGGCGCCAAAACCCGCCGGAACAGGAAACAGTATCTGGGTAAGTACCGCGGGATTGTCCTGCAAAACGTGGACCCGATGGGAATCGGACGGCTACAGGCCCAGGTGATCGGCGTCTTTACGCTCGCCTCCACCTGGGCCATGCCCAGCTTCCCGGTGGCCGGAACCCAGATGGGCGCCGTCGCTGTACCGCCAATCGGCGCCGGCGTCTGGATCGAGTTCGAACAGGGTGATCCGGACTTTCCGATCTGGACGGGCTGTTACTACAGCACCCGAGCCGAAGTCCCCCCGCTGGTCCAGATGGTGACACCTCCGATTCCGGCCATGACCATGCAGACCCCGCTGCAGAATGCAATCCAGCTCAGCGACGCGCCGCCGACGCCGGCGACGGGCGGAGTGGTGCTGCGCAGTGCCACCGGGGCTTCCATTGTGGTCAACGATTCGGGCATCTATATCAGCGACGGCAAAGGCGGACAGATCACCCTGATCGGTGGGATTGTCACCGTCAATGCCGGCGCGCTCGTGGTGAAGTAA
- a CDS encoding GPW/gp25 family protein, whose product MNIDFPWHYDSRGRTAETDYEEHVRDLLELLIFTDPGERVNRPGFGCGLRQLVFAPNSPELAAALQFTLEAAVLRELGDILSLESLQVRSEDAALQVEVQYVVLGSGNPGAAVFPREGAA is encoded by the coding sequence ATGAACATCGATTTTCCGTGGCACTACGACTCCCGGGGACGCACTGCCGAGACCGACTATGAGGAGCACGTCAGGGACCTGCTGGAACTCCTGATTTTCACCGACCCTGGCGAGCGGGTGAACCGGCCGGGCTTCGGTTGCGGCCTGCGCCAACTGGTTTTCGCCCCCAACAGCCCCGAGCTGGCCGCGGCGCTGCAGTTCACCCTGGAGGCGGCAGTGCTGCGCGAACTCGGCGATATTCTCTCGCTCGAAAGTCTGCAGGTCCGCAGCGAGGATGCGGCGCTGCAGGTCGAGGTCCAATACGTGGTGCTGGGTTCCGGCAACCCCGGCGCGGCCGTCTTCCCCCGGGAGGGAGCGGCATGA
- a CDS encoding putative baseplate assembly protein: MRELQYHDDGRRAEVRANPSMNGIDYAEVETGDDGKPELHVFLLRSLPPEKDVRLFSAANILIDASPDAEPVQPGDPVFRRGENRDRDDVAVIPLDQTGSRSPYVLRLVPSPEFPLEDVDPRYRSATFSFLPETPLEIDCLRSPGRPAPQTTVPDLNYLAKDYASFRQLLLDRLSATLPGWLERHSPDLYLTLVEILAYVADQLSYAQDAVGTEAYLDTARLRTSLRRHVRLVDYPMHEGCNARTWVCLQVRDNPRVKLHDLAFMTHPEGIPAGETEVLPGTLRLLPQASYRVFEILPLPARSDISEHDITDPEVLVRHLAGSVGPVPGHVRSRLTEHRLKALLEAEKNPEELPALLTELAGLLDTLLDDPGMVSVDPGAVSDAIARYGSPNALKGSRLRGRNRLALEQMLGNGLAATDQLHFYEAHNTLVFYTWGSTNCCLPRGAVAATLRDRWRDEKAGTRRLEQLRVGDILILEELVHPGTGSSADADPAHRHAVRLTAVQPGLDQLRNTPVVEVSWDEADALPFPLVLSATGPAPECALLTDLAVARGNVLLVDHGQTVLEPDPARLRGERGTVIIAVPFAPPHDVVPAPNVQLCCVGEGRPGDRSEGPVEYEPVLAGAPLVFSQPPEAGVPASRLLRQDPAAARPEVALFSPVEFAHPRLEIFERLPEPGTTGTPLPYERWLPRSDLLASDTDDRHFVVEVDDYGVAHLRFGDNVLGARPAPDTRFLAWYRTGGGSAGNVGSDAIRHVMRRGKIQGGSIVGVRNPLAAQGGTDPEPVDQVRLRAPHAFRTRLERAITAEDYAAIVMRDYAGTVQRAAALMQVPKKGPVVIKVTVDPLGTVDDDAEFRAGVKNHLERYRRIGHEVQVGTASYVPLTLELTVGYHPHHRQGAVLGALLDRFSNGVRPDGGRGFFHPDELTFGQGIAVSAITAAAHSVPGVAWASVRSLARIGGTGLPPDGFLELNPNEIARLDQNPDVPDRGWLSIKLEVAR; encoded by the coding sequence ATGAGGGAGCTTCAGTACCACGACGACGGGCGCCGCGCCGAGGTCCGCGCCAACCCGAGCATGAACGGTATCGACTACGCCGAGGTGGAGACCGGCGATGACGGAAAGCCGGAGCTGCACGTGTTCCTGCTGCGTTCGTTGCCGCCCGAGAAGGACGTCCGTCTCTTCTCCGCGGCGAACATTTTGATTGACGCGAGCCCCGATGCCGAGCCGGTCCAACCCGGCGATCCTGTCTTCCGGCGGGGGGAAAACCGGGACCGGGACGACGTCGCCGTCATCCCCCTTGACCAGACCGGCAGCCGCTCCCCGTACGTGCTGCGGCTGGTACCGAGCCCGGAGTTTCCGCTCGAGGATGTGGATCCGCGCTACCGCAGCGCCACCTTTTCGTTCCTGCCGGAGACGCCGCTGGAGATCGACTGCCTCCGGAGCCCCGGCCGCCCCGCCCCGCAGACCACTGTTCCCGACCTGAATTATCTTGCCAAGGACTATGCCAGCTTCCGGCAGTTGTTACTGGACCGGCTCTCCGCCACCCTGCCGGGATGGCTGGAGCGGCACAGCCCGGATCTCTATCTGACGCTCGTGGAGATCCTTGCCTACGTGGCGGACCAGCTCAGTTATGCCCAGGACGCCGTCGGGACCGAAGCGTATCTTGACACCGCTCGGTTACGGACCTCCCTGCGGCGCCATGTCCGGCTGGTGGACTACCCGATGCATGAAGGCTGCAACGCGCGGACCTGGGTCTGTCTCCAGGTCCGCGACAATCCGCGGGTGAAGCTCCATGACCTGGCCTTCATGACGCACCCGGAGGGCATCCCCGCCGGGGAAACCGAGGTGCTCCCGGGTACGTTGCGGCTGCTGCCACAGGCCAGCTACCGGGTGTTCGAAATCCTGCCGTTGCCGGCCCGCTCCGATATCAGCGAACACGACATAACAGACCCGGAGGTGCTTGTCCGGCACCTCGCAGGCAGCGTCGGCCCGGTGCCGGGCCATGTCCGGTCACGCCTGACCGAACACCGGCTGAAGGCCCTGCTCGAGGCCGAAAAGAACCCCGAGGAGCTTCCGGCGCTGCTCACCGAACTGGCCGGCCTGCTGGATACCCTGCTGGATGACCCGGGCATGGTCTCGGTGGATCCCGGCGCCGTCAGCGATGCCATCGCCCGCTACGGATCACCCAATGCGCTCAAAGGCAGCAGACTGCGCGGCCGGAACCGCCTTGCCCTTGAGCAGATGTTGGGAAACGGACTGGCCGCTACGGACCAACTGCACTTCTATGAAGCACACAACACCCTCGTCTTCTACACCTGGGGCTCCACAAATTGCTGCCTGCCCCGCGGCGCCGTCGCGGCAACCCTGCGGGACCGCTGGCGAGACGAAAAAGCCGGTACTCGCCGACTGGAGCAACTGCGGGTGGGGGATATCCTGATCCTCGAGGAGCTCGTTCATCCGGGGACCGGAAGCAGCGCCGATGCGGATCCGGCGCATCGCCATGCCGTCCGGCTCACCGCCGTCCAGCCCGGACTGGACCAACTCCGGAACACCCCCGTGGTGGAAGTGTCCTGGGACGAAGCCGACGCGCTGCCGTTCCCCCTGGTGCTCTCAGCCACCGGACCGGCGCCGGAGTGTGCGCTGCTGACAGATCTCGCCGTCGCACGCGGCAACGTGCTGTTGGTGGACCACGGGCAAACGGTCCTGGAACCGGACCCGGCCCGGCTGCGCGGCGAGCGGGGGACCGTCATCATTGCAGTGCCGTTCGCGCCACCGCACGATGTTGTTCCCGCGCCAAACGTGCAGCTGTGCTGCGTGGGGGAAGGACGCCCGGGCGACCGGTCCGAAGGACCTGTGGAGTACGAGCCGGTGCTGGCCGGCGCTCCGCTGGTCTTCAGCCAGCCCCCCGAAGCGGGAGTCCCGGCCAGCAGGCTGCTCCGGCAGGACCCGGCCGCGGCCCGGCCGGAGGTGGCACTGTTCAGCCCGGTGGAATTCGCGCACCCGAGGCTGGAGATCTTCGAACGGCTGCCCGAGCCCGGCACAACCGGTACACCCCTGCCCTATGAGCGCTGGCTGCCGCGCTCGGACCTGTTGGCCAGTGACACCGATGACCGCCATTTTGTGGTCGAAGTGGACGATTACGGCGTGGCCCATTTGCGCTTCGGCGACAATGTGCTGGGCGCGCGGCCGGCCCCCGACACCCGGTTCCTTGCCTGGTACCGGACCGGCGGCGGATCCGCCGGAAACGTGGGAAGTGATGCGATCCGGCACGTCATGCGCCGCGGCAAGATCCAAGGGGGCAGCATTGTCGGAGTCCGTAATCCGTTGGCGGCCCAAGGCGGCACCGATCCCGAACCGGTGGATCAGGTGCGGCTGAGGGCCCCGCACGCTTTCCGGACCCGGCTGGAACGGGCGATCACTGCCGAGGACTATGCGGCCATTGTGATGCGGGACTACGCCGGAACAGTGCAGCGGGCGGCGGCGCTCATGCAGGTACCCAAGAAAGGACCGGTAGTGATCAAGGTCACTGTCGATCCCCTCGGCACCGTCGACGACGATGCCGAATTCCGGGCGGGGGTGAAGAACCACTTGGAACGCTACCGGCGGATTGGCCACGAGGTCCAGGTAGGCACGGCCAGCTATGTTCCGCTGACGTTGGAACTGACCGTGGGATATCACCCGCATCATCGCCAAGGCGCGGTTCTGGGAGCCTTGCTAGACCGCTTCAGCAATGGTGTCCGGCCCGACGGCGGCCGCGGCTTCTTCCATCCGGACGAGCTGACCTTCGGGCAGGGCATCGCAGTCAGCGCCATTACCGCTGCTGCCCACTCCGTGCCGGGTGTTGCCTGGGCGTCAGTGAGGTCACTGGCACGGATCGGGGGCACGGGTCTTCCGCCGGACGGGTTTCTGGAACTGAATCCCAATGAAATAGCACGGCTTGATCAGAACCCCGACGTCCCGGACCGCGGTTGGCTGAGCATTAAACTGGAGGTGGCCCGATGA
- a CDS encoding baseplate J/gp47 family protein, translating into MTGRLSSSDLPALRRLTARMLQEQLDPAMALLEGWSCLSHILNFYNERLVNEHYLRTCTDRRSAVELARLVGYAPRPGVAADAYLAFTLDDMDKQAVLHVPRGTRAYSQPGPGETMQPFETSEELSGRPRWNEMLPRLTKPQRILPSSRVLYFKGISTGLRKGDTLLLEGVFQPDERPLRAVAAAVEALPGQDRTRVELDSESPRPEATGPAPISKALLESLIQRPSLYTGTRERLQLRPEDIFTQNSYAAYGLLEASYPQLKEHLGAALGGTTLGAAEAGVRIYAMRIKAALHGNNAALIPVYKGEPGVVTGYREWNADGTGPMHKDGVISLTEPAGTGPGATEADGTMTGTETAGGAAAPEALLRGDEVVVLGRDELALDAVYDQILPESRVMIVRPGAPDAKGRGEERVDVYAVKNVRTMSRTNFILPSRVTVLTLDAPWLREEEDIAVRGTVIYAHSELLEPVEVPIQEPVAKDRLELDDYLELDGYYEGLHPGRRVLVTGERSDLGGSGKKPTVSGVRTAELLMITAVKHLARNDVDGQASKDTIHTYLSFAEPGLKFSYRRDTVRLCGNVAPATHGESRVELLGSGDAGRALQQFSLKQGPLTYVAAPTPDGVQSTLQVIVNDIRWQEEPNPAAAAAGERRYVLKTDDGGGTAVVIGLGARLPTGTNNVKALYRSGLGSAGNVKAGQISVLATRPQGVTGVLNPLAASGGADHDGVESIRRRTPVGLAALDRLVSASDLADFARAFAGIGKASLVSSENPGTKNPAPLAYSLILAGENDVPLSEESALIGNLRESLRKFGGFRPGPGDVLKTPGNPAVTLRLRIRKALLLGMRAQVRLQEGHVWEAVLPRIQAALFGAFGFEAREIGQVARPGEAMAVIQTVRGVAWVNLQAFGAISTGTPDSPSIPQDVAQRAKDLLTGDSASAPVVGPGDIAYLSPAAPGTMLLTPFEVTS; encoded by the coding sequence ATGACCGGGCGGCTCTCCAGCTCGGATCTGCCGGCCCTACGGAGGCTGACGGCCCGGATGCTGCAGGAGCAGCTGGATCCGGCCATGGCGCTGTTGGAGGGCTGGTCCTGCCTGAGCCACATTTTGAACTTCTACAATGAACGCCTGGTCAACGAGCACTATCTGCGCACCTGCACCGACCGGCGCTCTGCCGTGGAGTTGGCGCGGCTCGTCGGGTACGCCCCCAGACCCGGCGTCGCGGCCGACGCCTACCTGGCCTTCACCCTGGACGATATGGACAAGCAGGCCGTCCTGCACGTCCCACGAGGCACGCGCGCCTACAGCCAGCCCGGACCCGGCGAGACCATGCAGCCCTTCGAAACCAGTGAGGAACTTTCCGGTCGACCGCGCTGGAACGAGATGCTGCCCCGGCTCACCAAACCTCAGCGGATCCTGCCGTCCAGCCGGGTGCTGTACTTTAAGGGCATCAGCACAGGGCTGCGCAAGGGGGATACCCTGCTGCTCGAGGGTGTGTTCCAACCGGACGAACGTCCCCTGCGGGCCGTGGCGGCGGCCGTGGAGGCCCTGCCGGGACAGGACCGGACCCGGGTGGAACTGGACTCCGAGTCGCCGCGACCGGAGGCCACGGGTCCCGCGCCCATTAGCAAGGCGCTGCTCGAGAGCCTGATCCAGCGGCCCTCACTGTATACGGGCACCCGGGAGCGGCTGCAGCTCCGTCCGGAGGATATTTTCACACAGAACTCCTACGCCGCCTACGGTTTGTTGGAGGCGTCCTATCCGCAGCTGAAGGAGCATCTGGGGGCAGCATTGGGCGGCACCACTTTGGGTGCTGCCGAGGCAGGGGTGCGCATTTATGCCATGCGGATCAAGGCTGCCCTGCACGGCAACAATGCCGCGCTGATTCCGGTCTACAAAGGCGAGCCTGGAGTCGTGACCGGTTACCGGGAGTGGAACGCTGACGGGACAGGCCCGATGCATAAGGACGGGGTAATCAGCCTGACGGAGCCCGCTGGCACCGGGCCGGGCGCCACCGAGGCGGATGGCACTATGACCGGGACCGAGACAGCCGGTGGCGCCGCCGCCCCGGAGGCCCTGCTCCGGGGGGATGAAGTGGTGGTCCTCGGGCGCGATGAGCTGGCCTTGGACGCCGTCTATGACCAGATCCTTCCCGAGAGCCGGGTGATGATCGTGCGGCCGGGCGCACCGGATGCGAAAGGCAGAGGCGAGGAGCGGGTCGATGTCTACGCAGTCAAGAACGTCCGCACCATGTCGCGGACAAACTTCATCCTGCCATCCCGTGTCACGGTGCTCACCCTGGATGCGCCATGGCTCAGGGAGGAAGAAGACATAGCTGTACGCGGAACGGTGATTTATGCGCACAGCGAGCTGCTGGAGCCTGTCGAGGTGCCGATTCAAGAGCCGGTGGCGAAAGACCGTCTCGAGTTGGACGACTACCTCGAGTTGGACGGCTACTACGAGGGGCTCCACCCCGGACGTCGGGTGCTTGTGACAGGTGAGCGCTCGGACCTTGGCGGTTCCGGGAAGAAACCGACGGTCAGCGGCGTACGGACAGCAGAGCTGCTGATGATCACGGCCGTAAAACACCTGGCCCGGAACGACGTGGACGGACAGGCGTCCAAAGACACTATCCACACTTATCTGTCCTTTGCCGAACCCGGCCTGAAATTTAGCTACCGGCGGGACACCGTACGGCTCTGCGGCAATGTGGCGCCTGCAACCCACGGGGAGAGCCGCGTCGAACTGCTCGGCAGCGGGGACGCCGGCCGGGCCCTCCAGCAGTTCAGCCTCAAACAGGGACCTCTAACGTACGTTGCCGCCCCGACCCCGGACGGTGTACAGTCCACGCTGCAAGTCATCGTCAATGACATCAGGTGGCAGGAAGAGCCGAACCCCGCCGCTGCGGCGGCAGGGGAGCGCCGCTATGTCCTGAAGACCGACGACGGTGGCGGCACCGCCGTCGTGATCGGATTGGGCGCTAGGCTGCCCACCGGCACCAATAATGTCAAGGCCTTGTACCGCAGTGGCCTGGGGTCCGCAGGGAACGTCAAGGCCGGGCAGATCAGCGTGCTGGCCACACGCCCCCAAGGGGTGACCGGCGTCCTGAACCCCCTTGCGGCCTCTGGCGGGGCGGACCACGACGGCGTCGAGAGCATCAGGCGGCGGACGCCAGTGGGGCTCGCGGCGCTGGACCGACTCGTCTCGGCGTCCGATCTCGCTGATTTCGCGCGGGCTTTCGCAGGCATCGGAAAAGCTTCCCTGGTCTCTTCTGAAAACCCCGGAACAAAAAACCCGGCACCGTTGGCTTACTCGCTGATCCTGGCTGGGGAGAACGATGTTCCGCTCTCGGAAGAGTCGGCCCTGATCGGCAACCTCCGGGAGTCGCTCCGAAAATTCGGGGGTTTCCGGCCCGGGCCCGGTGACGTGCTGAAGACACCCGGAAATCCAGCCGTGACTCTCAGACTGCGGATCCGCAAAGCACTGCTGCTGGGAATGCGGGCGCAGGTCCGGCTGCAGGAGGGCCATGTCTGGGAAGCTGTACTGCCTCGGATCCAGGCGGCCCTGTTTGGCGCCTTTGGCTTCGAAGCACGGGAGATCGGCCAGGTCGCCCGCCCGGGCGAAGCGATGGCGGTCATCCAGACAGTCCGAGGCGTGGCCTGGGTGAACCTGCAGGCGTTCGGCGCCATCAGCACCGGCACCCCGGATTCGCCCTCAATACCGCAAGATGTCGCCCAAAGGGCCAAGGACCTTCTGACCGGAGACTCGGCGTCCGCGCCTGTCGTCGGTCCCGGTGACATCGCCTACCTCTCGCCCGCGGCGCCCGGAACGATGCTGCTAACTCCCTTCGAGGTGACCTCATGA
- a CDS encoding eCIS core domain-containing protein produces MPAEGATKAATLGGVPLDPSTRAAMEARFGHDFSAVRVHTDAAAADDSRAQHALAYTVGEHIVFAPGRYAPETAAGVQLLTHELTHVVQQTTNRVASGGPSTDDGLEREAQNVSHRTASSGGTTVRGRSGLRLARHPDPLAPPPRSSGLTEAERRLLNEIRVRLVPANQRSTAIVGVLITEDGRQFELTSGGGQGFSSHVEGKATAKMEELDIRKATLLVEKEPCQICDRSTYSQPEGPEKPMVSTRTGKELSRQVSKVNTALPLGSELRIVDPDSASLYRGVKPVPRIPPKPGGSEPPKKGPGTGPESPSPVAEGAPKLPVAEGAPKLPVAEGAPKLPVAGAPKLPVEAAIPKSIEGARGLGAVEGAAVRGPGRVRRFAVGAAGAAAGAALSFVALLVTVIWELIVVPYLAQLQREAEEKYRKVLTQQIQSYYDTFLVGKIEESFRRLGRVIKEIEDQKKQPYVNVTLAVHFDLSLTRRLIFGPGRPDSILDLNFRSMDANAITVGTSPVTERAEPLKADNATLFFNNATEFSQVVHFAVIPPSFQELVNRYGEDRVGDGCFIASACYGTPLAPQIEVLRRFRDQVLLASIPGRRFVCWYYHYSPPVAVYLERHGRARWVTRRCLVAPAVVAARIIERLTAGVCRRPCI; encoded by the coding sequence ATGCCAGCAGAGGGTGCCACCAAAGCCGCGACGCTCGGTGGCGTGCCGCTGGACCCGTCGACGCGCGCTGCGATGGAGGCAAGGTTCGGTCACGACTTCTCGGCGGTACGTGTGCACACCGACGCAGCGGCGGCAGATGACTCCCGCGCGCAACACGCGCTCGCTTACACAGTCGGCGAGCACATCGTTTTCGCACCGGGGCGATATGCGCCGGAGACGGCAGCCGGGGTGCAACTCCTCACGCACGAACTGACCCACGTCGTGCAACAGACGACGAATCGCGTAGCGAGCGGTGGGCCCTCAACGGACGACGGACTCGAGCGCGAGGCCCAGAACGTCTCCCATCGTACAGCGTCCAGCGGGGGGACGACCGTCCGCGGCCGCAGTGGATTGCGGTTGGCCCGGCACCCGGATCCTCTAGCGCCTCCGCCCCGCAGCAGCGGCCTCACCGAGGCAGAGCGTCGACTCCTCAACGAGATCCGAGTGCGGCTGGTCCCGGCCAATCAACGGTCAACCGCGATCGTGGGTGTCCTTATCACTGAGGACGGCCGACAGTTCGAGTTGACGAGCGGGGGTGGTCAGGGGTTCTCCTCGCACGTCGAGGGCAAGGCAACCGCCAAGATGGAGGAGCTTGATATCCGGAAGGCGACACTTTTAGTGGAAAAGGAGCCGTGCCAGATCTGCGACCGGAGCACGTACTCCCAACCGGAGGGGCCCGAGAAGCCGATGGTCAGCACCCGGACCGGAAAGGAGCTCTCCCGGCAGGTTTCAAAGGTCAACACCGCCCTCCCGCTGGGTTCCGAACTTAGGATTGTTGATCCTGATTCCGCCTCTCTCTACCGTGGCGTCAAGCCCGTCCCGCGGATACCCCCGAAACCTGGTGGAAGTGAGCCCCCGAAGAAGGGCCCGGGTACCGGCCCTGAGTCCCCGTCGCCGGTGGCGGAAGGCGCACCCAAGCTCCCGGTGGCGGAAGGCGCACCCAAGCTCCCGGTGGCGGAAGGCGCACCCAAGCTCCCGGTGGCGGGCGCACCCAAACTTCCCGTGGAAGCGGCGATCCCTAAGAGTATTGAGGGAGCCAGAGGCTTGGGAGCTGTGGAGGGCGCCGCTGTTCGGGGACCAGGACGTGTCCGTCGCTTCGCTGTCGGGGCTGCCGGAGCGGCGGCCGGGGCTGCCCTGAGTTTCGTAGCACTGCTGGTTACAGTCATTTGGGAACTCATCGTGGTTCCGTATTTGGCACAACTGCAGCGTGAAGCGGAGGAAAAGTACCGCAAAGTCCTGACGCAACAAATCCAGTCGTACTACGACACCTTCCTGGTTGGAAAAATCGAGGAAAGTTTCCGCAGGCTCGGACGTGTGATCAAGGAGATCGAGGACCAGAAGAAGCAGCCGTACGTGAATGTCACCCTTGCGGTGCACTTCGATTTGTCCCTGACCAGGCGCCTGATCTTTGGGCCCGGGAGGCCGGACTCGATTCTCGATCTAAATTTCCGGAGCATGGATGCCAACGCGATTACGGTCGGCACTTCCCCGGTTACCGAGCGAGCCGAACCGTTGAAGGCGGACAACGCGACCTTGTTCTTCAACAACGCCACTGAGTTCAGCCAAGTGGTGCATTTTGCCGTAATCCCGCCTTCTTTTCAGGAGTTGGTCAACAGATACGGCGAAGACAGAGTCGGCGATGGTTGCTTCATAGCCAGCGCCTGCTATGGAACCCCGCTCGCCCCTCAAATCGAGGTGCTCCGCCGTTTCAGGGATCAAGTTCTCCTAGCAAGCATTCCGGGACGACGTTTCGTGTGCTGGTATTATCACTACTCGCCACCCGTGGCGGTGTATCTGGAACGGCATGGGAGGGCTCGGTGGGTAACACGGCGCTGCTTGGTCGCCCCTGCAGTGGTTGCCGCACGGATCATCGAACGACTAACTGCCGGAGTTTGCCGGAGACCGTGCATATGA
- a CDS encoding recombinase family protein gives MTGQRIGYVRVSTLDQNEKRQLEGQVLDRVFTDKASGRDTARPELTELLRFARDGDTVVVHSMDRLARNLDDLRALVQRLTRKGVRVEFVKESLVFTGEDSPMANLMLSVMGAFAEFERSLIRERQREGIALAKQRGAYKGRKKTLTPERASELVQRAGSGVPKALLARDYGISRETVYQYLRQAKVE, from the coding sequence GTGACTGGACAGCGGATCGGGTACGTACGTGTGAGCACGCTTGACCAGAACGAGAAGCGCCAGCTCGAAGGCCAGGTTCTGGACCGGGTCTTCACGGATAAGGCCTCGGGCAGGGACACCGCGAGGCCAGAGCTTACAGAGTTGCTGCGGTTCGCGCGAGATGGGGACACCGTGGTTGTGCACAGCATGGACCGGCTGGCCCGGAACCTCGATGATTTACGTGCTCTTGTCCAGAGACTGACCCGCAAAGGCGTGCGGGTGGAGTTCGTCAAAGAGAGTCTGGTCTTCACCGGGGAGGACTCCCCCATGGCCAACCTCATGCTCTCCGTTATGGGCGCCTTCGCCGAATTCGAACGCTCCCTCATCAGGGAACGCCAAAGAGAAGGCATTGCCCTGGCCAAACAGCGCGGGGCCTACAAGGGGCGGAAAAAGACCCTTACGCCGGAAAGAGCGTCTGAACTCGTCCAGCGGGCCGGCAGCGGTGTACCGAAGGCCCTACTTGCCCGTGACTACGGGATCAGCAGGGAAACGGTTTACCAATACCTGCGCCAGGCCAAGGTGGAGTGA
- the cspE gene encoding transcription antiterminator/RNA stability regulator CspE: protein MATGTVKWFNAEKGFGFIAPDDGSADVFAHFSAIASSGYRSLDENQKVQFDVTQGPKGPQAENIQPL from the coding sequence ATGGCAACAGGTACGGTCAAGTGGTTCAACGCCGAAAAGGGCTTCGGTTTCATTGCCCCCGACGACGGAAGCGCTGACGTGTTCGCACACTTTTCGGCAATCGCCTCCAGCGGTTACCGCTCCCTCGACGAGAACCAGAAGGTTCAGTTCGACGTCACCCAGGGCCCTAAGGGTCCCCAGGCGGAGAACATCCAGCCGCTCTAA
- a CDS encoding DUF4193 domain-containing protein, whose product MAADYDEVRSDVKETQERSLEDLQTVNAPDARSVVTELDEADALDDGLIPGGEIISDELIVQVIPQAADEFTCYSCFLVRHRSQRARESNGHAYCVEREG is encoded by the coding sequence GTGGCAGCCGACTACGACGAAGTCCGTTCCGACGTCAAGGAAACCCAGGAGCGTTCCCTGGAGGACTTGCAGACCGTAAACGCCCCTGATGCCCGCAGCGTCGTCACCGAACTGGACGAAGCCGACGCCCTAGACGACGGGCTGATACCTGGCGGCGAAATCATCTCTGACGAGCTCATCGTGCAGGTGATTCCCCAGGCCGCGGACGAGTTCACCTGCTATTCCTGTTTCCTCGTCCGGCACCGGTCCCAGCGGGCGCGGGAGAGCAACGGCCATGCCTACTGCGTGGAGCGCGAAGGCTGA
- a CDS encoding helix-turn-helix domain-containing protein, giving the protein MKREIDYRWRLAELMAARGMHNSTDLSPLLKERGIELSASQVYRLVTQRPERVSLMMVAALCDIFACGPQDLVTVTAADANVRKVASDANVVDLNKTVRPKRARVIRDDG; this is encoded by the coding sequence ATGAAACGAGAGATCGACTACCGGTGGCGGCTTGCAGAACTCATGGCAGCCCGGGGAATGCACAACAGCACCGACCTGAGCCCCCTGCTGAAAGAACGCGGCATCGAACTCTCCGCCTCCCAGGTCTATCGGCTCGTCACCCAGCGTCCGGAACGGGTTTCACTCATGATGGTCGCCGCCCTTTGTGACATCTTCGCCTGCGGACCACAAGATCTGGTCACCGTCACGGCCGCAGACGCCAATGTCCGCAAGGTCGCCTCGGATGCCAACGTCGTCGATCTGAACAAGACCGTCAGGCCCAAACGGGCCCGCGTGATCCGCGATGACGGCTGA